The following nucleotide sequence is from Waddliaceae bacterium.
CATAGCGACGAAGACCTCGTCCTTGCTGCTGTAGATGCTGCTCTAACAGATGTAGCTATACAAGGACATCTTCAACCTGGCAAGGAATATCTTTCTTTTCTTAAGGTTATCACGAAGGTTTCAGGTTTTGACCATTGTGTTATGACAACGTCTGGTGCTTTAGCCTGCGAGAATGCTTTGAAGCTTGCTTTCGCGAAGAAAACGTCGGCATCGCGGGTTCTTGCTTTCGAGAAATGTTTCATGGGAAGGACGTTGGCGACGACACAGATCTCCGACATCGGCAGCTGCAAAGACATTCTTCCTAACACCCTCGACGTCGACTATATACCTTTTTATAACCACAACGATCCTGAGAAGAGCACCAACGACGCTATTAATGCCATAGAAGGGCATATCGCCGCTAACCCCGGCGCTTATGCTGCTTTATGTGTAGAACTCGTCCAGGGCAATGGTGGCATATACCCTGGGACGCATGACTTTTTCTCTGCTGTAATGGCTATAGCGAAGAAACACGACATCGCGGTCGTTATCGACGAGGTACAGACGTTCGGAAGGACTCCTCAGATTTTCGCCTTCCAGCATTTTGGCCTGGAAGAATATGCTGATATTGTCACCTTCGGGAAGTTTTCACAGGTGTGTGGCACTCTCTTCAACGAGTATTATCGTCCACCACCGCGCCTTATAAGCCAGACGTTCGCTTCTAGTGCTACGGCGTTAGCTGTTGGGAAGGTCATCATCGAAAAGTTGGTGTCTGGAGATTTCCTTGGCGAAGACGGTAAGATATCGCTATACCATAAGCATTTCGTTAAAAACCTCGAAGTCCTTTCTGAGCGGTATCCCGGAACAATTTCAGGGCCTTATGGTTTAGGTGGCATGGTGGCATTCACCTATCGCGCTGGCGATAAAGAAGCGACGACATCGTTCGTCGAGAAGCTCTATGATGCTGGTGTCATTGCCTTCACTGCCGGCGGCACACCGAAAAGGGTGAGATTTCTGTTGCCAGTAGGTGTTATTACCGTCGAAGACATCGAC
It contains:
- a CDS encoding aminotransferase class III-fold pyridoxal phosphate-dependent enzyme → HSDEDLVLAAVDAALTDVAIQGHLQPGKEYLSFLKVITKVSGFDHCVMTTSGALACENALKLAFAKKTSASRVLAFEKCFMGRTLATTQISDIGSCKDILPNTLDVDYIPFYNHNDPEKSTNDAINAIEGHIAANPGAYAALCVELVQGNGGIYPGTHDFFSAVMAIAKKHDIAVVIDEVQTFGRTPQIFAFQHFGLEEYADIVTFGKFSQVCGTLFNEYYRPPPRLISQTFASSATALAVGKVIIEKLVSGDFLGEDGKISLYHKHFVKNLEVLSERYPGTISGPYGLGGMVAFTYRAGDKEATTSFVEKLYDAGVIAFTAGGTPKRVRFLLPVGVITVEDIDAVVEIIEKTLIIDN